Proteins encoded by one window of Elaeis guineensis isolate ETL-2024a chromosome 12, EG11, whole genome shotgun sequence:
- the LOC105055780 gene encoding ABC transporter C family member 5 isoform X1, with translation MGSFHLFSSFEGLPLPEKVSVAVHSALLLFFLFFVWARRVLSGGLRRVSAFKEEQMDPIPAHANSGGGRVVVVSNWFKISTICCFYVSLLQLAVLGYETVNLVRKGFDSGDYSVLCLPSVQALAWLVLGLSAVHCKFKESEKFPALVRLWWFLSFSLCVYIGYVDAKGLLDDLVSLNSRVIANYASAPALAFLCLVAFRGATGVEVYGDLREPLLGEEGEEAGCLKVTPYSEAGLLSLGTLSWLNPLLSVGAKRPLELRDVPLLAPKDRAKTSYKILNLNWERLKAENPTRQPSLALAIFQSFWKEAAMNGVFAFLNTVVSYVGPYLISYFVDYLSGNIAFPHEGYILASIFFVAKLVETLTIRQWYLGVDILGMHVRSGLTAMVYQKGLRLSNTARQSHTSGEIVNYMAVDVQRVGDYSWYLHDIWMLPLQIVLALVILYKNVGVASFATLVATIISIIVTIPLAKMQEDYQDKLMAAKDERMRKTSECLRNMRILKLQAWEDRYRSKLEEMRNVEFRWLQKALYSQAFVTFIFWGSPIFVSIVTFGTSILLGDQLTAGGVLSALATFRILQEPLRNFPDLVSMIAQTKVSLDRILGFLQEEELQGDATIAIPRGITNTAIEIKDGEFCWDPSSPKHTLSAIQVKVDRGMRVAVCGAVGAGKSSFLSCILGEIPKISGEVKVCGSAAYVSQSAWIQSGNIEENILFGSPVDKQRYKTVLHACSLKKDLELFSHGDQTIIGDRGINLSGGQKQRVQLARALYQDADIYLLDDPFSAVDAHTGSELFKEYIMTALVKKTVIFVTHQVEFLPAADLILVLKEGCIIQAGKYEDLLEAGTDFDLLVSAHHEAIEAMDIPEVSSEDSEDSAGAGDDTMFGKKLTSSANNLDTLNSVISENEQSSDRKAIKEKKKSKRMRRKQLVQEEERERGKISFKVYLSYMAAAYKGTLIPLIILAQATFQVLQIASSWWMAWANPQTAGDEPKTSSVVLLVVYMALAFGSSLFIFVRAVLVATFGLAAAQKLFVKMLRTVFRAPMSFFDSTPAGRILNRVSVDQSVVDLDIPFRLGGFASTTIQLLGIVGVMTKVTWQVLLLIVPMAIACLWMQKYYMASSRELVRIVSIQKSPIINLFGESIAGASTIRGFGQERRFMKRNLYLLDCFARPYFCSLAAIEWLCLRMELLSTFVFAFCMALLVSFPHGSIDPSMAGLAVTYGLNLNARLSRWILSFCKLENKVISIERIHQYCQIPGEAPPVIENHRPPSSWPESGKIELIDLKVRYKENLPTVLHGINCTFPGGKKIGIVGRTGSGKSTLIQALFRLIEPSSGKIIIDNIDISTIGLHDLRSRLSIIPQDPSLFEGTIRGNLDPLEEHSDHEVWQALDKCQLGEVIRQKEQKLDALVLENGDNWSVGQRQLVSLGRALLKQAQILVLDEATASVDTATDNLIQKIIRTEFRDCTVCTIAHRIPTVIDSDLVLVLNDGRVAEFDSPLRLLEDKSSMFLKLVTEYSTRSSSMTDG, from the exons ATGGGGTCTTTCCATCTGTTCAGCTCCTTCGAGGGCCTCCCGTTGCCGGAGAAGGTGTCGGTCGCCGTGCACTCGGCGCTGCTCCTCTTCTTCCTGTTCTTTGTCTGGGCCCGGCGGGTGCTCTCCGGCGGCCTCCGCCGTGTCTCGGCGTTCAAGGAGGAGCAGATGGATCCTATTCCAGCCCACGCTAACTCGGGAGGTGGTCGAGTGGTGGTGGTCAGTAACTGGTTCAAGATTTCAACCATCTGTTGCTTCTATGTTTCCTTGCTGCAGTTAGCGGTTCTTGGATATGAAACAGTGAACTTGGTGCGGAAAGGGTTCGATTCGGGGGATTATTCCGTTCTTTGTTTGCCATCCGTGCAAGCACTGGCTTGGCTGGTATTAGGTTTGTCCGCGGTCCACTGTAAGTTTAAGGAGTCGGAGAAATTTCCAGCCTTGGTTAGATTGTGGTGGTTTCTCTCATTCTCCCTCTGTGTCTACATTGGTTATGTGGATGCTAAAGGTTTACTTGATGATTTAGTTAGCCTCAATTCGCGTGTGATAGCAAATTATGCTTCGGCCCCTGCGCTCGCATTCCTTTGTCTTGTTGCATTTCGCGGAGCAACGGGTGTGGAGGTGTATGGGGACCTTCGGGAGCCATTgcttggagaagaaggagaagaagctgGTTGCCTTAAGGTTACCCCTTATAGTGAAGCAGGCCTGCTAAGCCTTGGGACGCTATCCTGGTTGAACCCCCTCTTGTCTGTTGGTGCAAAGAGGCCTCTTGAGCTGAGGGATGTACCCTTGTTAGCCCCCAAGGACCGCGCCAAGACTTCCTACAAGATCTTGAATTTAAATTGGGAGAGGTTGAAAGCTGAGAACCCTACCAGACAGCCCTCACTGGCATTGGCCATTTTTCAGTCATTCTGGAAAGAAGCAGCTATGAATGGTGTTTTTGCTTTCTTGAATACGGTAGTCTCCTATGTTGGTCCTTATTTGATTAGCTATTTTGTTGATTACTTGAGTGGAAATATAGCTTTCCCGCATGAAGGTTACATTCtggcatcaattttttttgttgctaaGTTGGTAGAGACTCTTACTATTCGGCAATGGTATTTAGGAGTAGATATTTTGGGCATGCATGTTAGATCAGGATTAACAGCTATGGTGTATCAGAAGGGGCTGAGGCTATCAAATACAGCCCGACAAAGTCATACGAGTGGTGAGATTGTAAACTATATGGCGGTCGATGTGCAAAGAGTGGGTGATTACTCATGGTATCTTCACGATATATGGATGCTTCCCTTACAAATTGTACTTGCTTTGGTAATTTTGTATAAGAATGTTGGAGTTGCATCGTTTGCAACACTGGTTGCTACCATTATCTCCATTATTGTTACTATTCCTTTGGCAAAGATGCAAGAAGACTACCAGGATAAGCTAATGGCAGCCAAAGATGAACGAATGAGGAAGACTTCTGAATGTCTTAGAAACATGAGGATACTGAAGCTGCAGGCTTGGGAGGACAGATACCGATCAAAACTAGAAGAGATGAGGAATGTGGAATTCAGGTGGCTCCAGAAAGCCCTTTACTCACAGGCCTTTGTCACCTTTATCTTCTGGGGTTCTCCTATTTTTGTGTCAATTGTAACTTTTGGTACTTCTATATTGTTGGGTGATCAGTTAACAGCTGGTGGTGTCCTTTCAGCTTTGGCCACTTTTCGAATTCTCCAGGAACCTTTGAGGAATTTTCCAGATTTAGTCTCTATGATTGCTCAGACAAAAGTGTCCTTGGATCGAATATTGGGATTTCTGCAGGAGGAAGAGTTGCAAGGAGATGCCACTATAGCTATTCCTCGAGGCATCACAAACACAGCTATAGAAATCAAAGATGGGGAGTTCTGTTGGGACCCTTCTTCTCCAAAGCATACACTTTCAGCAATACAGGTAAAAGTGGATAGAGGGATGCGTGTGGCAGTCTGTGGTGCTGTTGGTGCTGGAAAGTCAAGCTTTCTCTCTTGCATACTTGGGGAGATACCAAAAATTTCTGGAGAA GTTAAAGTATGTGGTTCTGCAGCTTATGTCTCTCAGTCAGCTTGGATACAGTCTGGAAACATAGAGGAGAATATTCTTTTTGGAAGTCCGGTGGATAAGCAAAGGTACAAGACTGTTCTCCATGCTTGCTCACTCAAAAAAGATTTGGAACTGTTCTCGCATGGAGATCAAACAATCATTGGAGATAGAGGTATTAATCTAAGTGGTGGCCAGAAGCAAAGGGTGCAGCTTGCTAGAGCACTTTATCAAGATGCTGACATATATTTACTTGACGATCCCTTCAGTGCAGTTGATGCACATACAGGAAGTGAGTTGTTCAAG GAATATATAATGACAGCACTAGTTAAAAAGACTGTGATCTTTGTCACCCATCAAGTTGAATTTCTCCCAGCTGCTGATTTGATACTG GTCCTTAAGGAGGGTTGTATAATCCAGGCTGGAAAATATGAAGATCTTTTGGAAGCTGGAACTGACTTCGATTTGTTGGTTTCAGCTCACCACGAAGCAATTGAAGCAATGGATATTCCAGAAGTCTCGTCTGAAGATTCAGAAGATTCGGCTGGTGCTGGGGATGATACTATGTTCGGTAAAAAGTTGACATCAAGTGCAAACAACCTTGATACTTTGAACAGTGTAATATCAGAAAATGAGCAGTCATCTGATAGAAAAGCtataaaggaaaaaaagaaatcaaAGCGCATGCGGAGGAAACAGCTAGTTCAAGAGGAAGAGCGAGAAAGGGGGAAAATCAGCTTCAAGGTGTACTTATCATATATGGCTGCAGCATATAAAGGAACACTCATACCTTTGATTATACTGGCGCAGGCAACATTTCAGGTGCTTCAGATTGCTAGCAGCTGGTGGATGGCTTGGGCAAATCCTCAGACTGCAGGAGATGAACCAAAGACAAGCAGTGTGGTCCTTCTAGTTGTTTATATGGCACTTGCTTTTGGGAGTTCGTTGTTCATATTTGTTAGAGCTGTTCTTGTGGCTACCTTTGGCTTAGCAGCTGCACAGAAGTTGTTTGTAAAAATGCTCAGAACTGTCTTTCGAGCTCCAATGTCTTTCTTTGATTCTACTCCTGCTGGACGGATCTTAAATCGT gTGTCTGTTGATCAAAGTGTTGTAGATCTTGATATTCCTTTCAGACTTGGTGGATTTGCATCAACAACAATACAACTACTCGGTATAGTGGGTGTGATGACAAAGGTCACCTGGCAAGTTTTGCTTCTGATTGTTCCCATGGCTATTGCTTGCTTATGGATGCAG AAATACTACATGGCTTCATCAAGGGAACTAGTTAGGATTGTTAGCATCCAAAAATCTCCTATAATCAATCTATTTGGAGAATCCATTGCTGGAGCTTCTACTATTAGAGGTTTTGGTCAGGAGAGACGCTTTATGAAGAGGAATCTTTACTTGCTAGACTGTTTTGCTCGACCATACTTCTGCAGTCTTGCAGCAATTGAATGGCTCTGCTTGCGTATGGAATTGCTATCAACTTTTGTATTTGCTTTCTGTATGGCTCTTCTTGTGAGCTTTCCGCATGGAAGCATTGATCCAA GTATGGCAGGTCTTGCTGTAACATATGGCCTTAACTTGAATGCTCGCTTGTCACGGTGGATTTTGAGCTTTTGCAAACTTGAAAATAAAGTTATCTCTATTGAGCGCATTCATCAATATTGCCAAATCCCTGGAGAAGCCCCACCTGTTATTGAAAACCATCGCCCTCCATCTTCATGGCCAGAGAGTGGTAAAATTGAACTGATTGATCTCAAG GTTCGTTACAAGGAGAACTTACCTACGGTGCTCCATGGCATAAACTGCACGTTTCCTGGTGGAAAAAAAATTGGGATTGTTGGGCGCACTGGTAGTGGTAAATCAACTCTTATACAGGCTTTGTTCCGCCTGATTGAACCTTCAAGCGGGAAGATCATCATTGACAACATTGACATATCCACCATTGGCCTCCATGATCTCCGGTCTCGGCTTAGTATCATCCCTCAAGATCCATCTTTGTTTGAGGGTACAATAAGAGGCAATCTTGACCCCCTTGAAGAGCACTCTGACCATGAAGTCTGGCAG GCACTCGACAAATGTCAGCTTGGAGAGGTGATTCGCCAAAAAGAGCAAAAGCTTGACGCACTAG TCTTGGAGAACGGGGACAACTGGAGTGTTGGACAGCGCCAGCTTGTCTCCTTAGGGAGGGCTTTGCTGAAACAGGCACAAATACTAGTGCTTGATGAGGCAACAGCTTCTGTTGACACAGCCACAGATAATCTTATTCAGAAGATCATTCGAACTGAATTTCGGGATTGCACAGTTTGCACCATAGCACATCGCATCCCAACCGTTATTGACAGTGATCTTGTTTTGGTCCTTAATGATG GAAGAGTTGCAGAGTTTGACAGCCCGCTACGACTGTTGGAGGACAAGTCCTCCATGTTTTTAAAGCTAGTCACCGAGTACTCCACGAGATCAAGCAGCATGACAGATGGTTGA
- the LOC105055780 gene encoding ABC transporter C family member 5 isoform X2: MGSFHLFSSFEGLPLPEKVSVAVHSALLLFFLFFVWARRVLSGGLRRVSAFKEEQMDPIPAHANSGGGRVVVVSNWFKISTICCFYVSLLQLAVLGYETVNLVRKGFDSGDYSVLCLPSVQALAWLVLGLSAVHCKFKESEKFPALVRLWWFLSFSLCVYIGYVDAKGLLDDLVSLNSRVIANYASAPALAFLCLVAFRGATGVEVYGDLREPLLGEEGEEAGCLKVTPYSEAGLLSLGTLSWLNPLLSVGAKRPLELRDVPLLAPKDRAKTSYKILNLNWERLKAENPTRQPSLALAIFQSFWKEAAMNGVFAFLNTVVSYVGPYLISYFVDYLSGNIAFPHEGYILASIFFVAKLVETLTIRQWYLGVDILGMHVRSGLTAMVYQKGLRLSNTARQSHTSGEIVNYMAVDVQRVGDYSWYLHDIWMLPLQIVLALVILYKNVGVASFATLVATIISIIVTIPLAKMQEDYQDKLMAAKDERMRKTSECLRNMRILKLQAWEDRYRSKLEEMRNVEFRWLQKALYSQAFVTFIFWGSPIFVSIVTFGTSILLGDQLTAGGVLSALATFRILQEPLRNFPDLVSMIAQTKVSLDRILGFLQEEELQGDATIAIPRGITNTAIEIKDGEFCWDPSSPKHTLSAIQVKVDRGMRVAVCGAVGAGKSSFLSCILGEIPKISGEVKVCGSAAYVSQSAWIQSGNIEENILFGSPVDKQRYKTVLHACSLKKDLELFSHGDQTIIGDRGINLSGGQKQRVQLARALYQDADIYLLDDPFSAVDAHTGSELFKEYIMTALVKKTVIFVTHQVEFLPAADLILVLKEGCIIQAGKYEDLLEAGTDFDLLVSAHHEAIEAMDIPEVSSEDSEDSAGAGDDTMFGKKLTSSANNLDTLNSVISENEQSSDRKAIKEKKKSKRMRRKQLVQEEERERGKISFKVYLSYMAAAYKGTLIPLIILAQATFQVLQIASSWWMAWANPQTAGDEPKTSSVVLLVVYMALAFGSSLFIFVRAVLVATFGLAAAQKLFVKMLRTVFRAPMSFFDSTPAGRILNRTWWICINNNTTTRYSGCDDKGHLASFASDCSHGYCLLMDAGMAGLAVTYGLNLNARLSRWILSFCKLENKVISIERIHQYCQIPGEAPPVIENHRPPSSWPESGKIELIDLKVRYKENLPTVLHGINCTFPGGKKIGIVGRTGSGKSTLIQALFRLIEPSSGKIIIDNIDISTIGLHDLRSRLSIIPQDPSLFEGTIRGNLDPLEEHSDHEVWQALDKCQLGEVIRQKEQKLDALVLENGDNWSVGQRQLVSLGRALLKQAQILVLDEATASVDTATDNLIQKIIRTEFRDCTVCTIAHRIPTVIDSDLVLVLNDGRVAEFDSPLRLLEDKSSMFLKLVTEYSTRSSSMTDG, encoded by the exons ATGGGGTCTTTCCATCTGTTCAGCTCCTTCGAGGGCCTCCCGTTGCCGGAGAAGGTGTCGGTCGCCGTGCACTCGGCGCTGCTCCTCTTCTTCCTGTTCTTTGTCTGGGCCCGGCGGGTGCTCTCCGGCGGCCTCCGCCGTGTCTCGGCGTTCAAGGAGGAGCAGATGGATCCTATTCCAGCCCACGCTAACTCGGGAGGTGGTCGAGTGGTGGTGGTCAGTAACTGGTTCAAGATTTCAACCATCTGTTGCTTCTATGTTTCCTTGCTGCAGTTAGCGGTTCTTGGATATGAAACAGTGAACTTGGTGCGGAAAGGGTTCGATTCGGGGGATTATTCCGTTCTTTGTTTGCCATCCGTGCAAGCACTGGCTTGGCTGGTATTAGGTTTGTCCGCGGTCCACTGTAAGTTTAAGGAGTCGGAGAAATTTCCAGCCTTGGTTAGATTGTGGTGGTTTCTCTCATTCTCCCTCTGTGTCTACATTGGTTATGTGGATGCTAAAGGTTTACTTGATGATTTAGTTAGCCTCAATTCGCGTGTGATAGCAAATTATGCTTCGGCCCCTGCGCTCGCATTCCTTTGTCTTGTTGCATTTCGCGGAGCAACGGGTGTGGAGGTGTATGGGGACCTTCGGGAGCCATTgcttggagaagaaggagaagaagctgGTTGCCTTAAGGTTACCCCTTATAGTGAAGCAGGCCTGCTAAGCCTTGGGACGCTATCCTGGTTGAACCCCCTCTTGTCTGTTGGTGCAAAGAGGCCTCTTGAGCTGAGGGATGTACCCTTGTTAGCCCCCAAGGACCGCGCCAAGACTTCCTACAAGATCTTGAATTTAAATTGGGAGAGGTTGAAAGCTGAGAACCCTACCAGACAGCCCTCACTGGCATTGGCCATTTTTCAGTCATTCTGGAAAGAAGCAGCTATGAATGGTGTTTTTGCTTTCTTGAATACGGTAGTCTCCTATGTTGGTCCTTATTTGATTAGCTATTTTGTTGATTACTTGAGTGGAAATATAGCTTTCCCGCATGAAGGTTACATTCtggcatcaattttttttgttgctaaGTTGGTAGAGACTCTTACTATTCGGCAATGGTATTTAGGAGTAGATATTTTGGGCATGCATGTTAGATCAGGATTAACAGCTATGGTGTATCAGAAGGGGCTGAGGCTATCAAATACAGCCCGACAAAGTCATACGAGTGGTGAGATTGTAAACTATATGGCGGTCGATGTGCAAAGAGTGGGTGATTACTCATGGTATCTTCACGATATATGGATGCTTCCCTTACAAATTGTACTTGCTTTGGTAATTTTGTATAAGAATGTTGGAGTTGCATCGTTTGCAACACTGGTTGCTACCATTATCTCCATTATTGTTACTATTCCTTTGGCAAAGATGCAAGAAGACTACCAGGATAAGCTAATGGCAGCCAAAGATGAACGAATGAGGAAGACTTCTGAATGTCTTAGAAACATGAGGATACTGAAGCTGCAGGCTTGGGAGGACAGATACCGATCAAAACTAGAAGAGATGAGGAATGTGGAATTCAGGTGGCTCCAGAAAGCCCTTTACTCACAGGCCTTTGTCACCTTTATCTTCTGGGGTTCTCCTATTTTTGTGTCAATTGTAACTTTTGGTACTTCTATATTGTTGGGTGATCAGTTAACAGCTGGTGGTGTCCTTTCAGCTTTGGCCACTTTTCGAATTCTCCAGGAACCTTTGAGGAATTTTCCAGATTTAGTCTCTATGATTGCTCAGACAAAAGTGTCCTTGGATCGAATATTGGGATTTCTGCAGGAGGAAGAGTTGCAAGGAGATGCCACTATAGCTATTCCTCGAGGCATCACAAACACAGCTATAGAAATCAAAGATGGGGAGTTCTGTTGGGACCCTTCTTCTCCAAAGCATACACTTTCAGCAATACAGGTAAAAGTGGATAGAGGGATGCGTGTGGCAGTCTGTGGTGCTGTTGGTGCTGGAAAGTCAAGCTTTCTCTCTTGCATACTTGGGGAGATACCAAAAATTTCTGGAGAA GTTAAAGTATGTGGTTCTGCAGCTTATGTCTCTCAGTCAGCTTGGATACAGTCTGGAAACATAGAGGAGAATATTCTTTTTGGAAGTCCGGTGGATAAGCAAAGGTACAAGACTGTTCTCCATGCTTGCTCACTCAAAAAAGATTTGGAACTGTTCTCGCATGGAGATCAAACAATCATTGGAGATAGAGGTATTAATCTAAGTGGTGGCCAGAAGCAAAGGGTGCAGCTTGCTAGAGCACTTTATCAAGATGCTGACATATATTTACTTGACGATCCCTTCAGTGCAGTTGATGCACATACAGGAAGTGAGTTGTTCAAG GAATATATAATGACAGCACTAGTTAAAAAGACTGTGATCTTTGTCACCCATCAAGTTGAATTTCTCCCAGCTGCTGATTTGATACTG GTCCTTAAGGAGGGTTGTATAATCCAGGCTGGAAAATATGAAGATCTTTTGGAAGCTGGAACTGACTTCGATTTGTTGGTTTCAGCTCACCACGAAGCAATTGAAGCAATGGATATTCCAGAAGTCTCGTCTGAAGATTCAGAAGATTCGGCTGGTGCTGGGGATGATACTATGTTCGGTAAAAAGTTGACATCAAGTGCAAACAACCTTGATACTTTGAACAGTGTAATATCAGAAAATGAGCAGTCATCTGATAGAAAAGCtataaaggaaaaaaagaaatcaaAGCGCATGCGGAGGAAACAGCTAGTTCAAGAGGAAGAGCGAGAAAGGGGGAAAATCAGCTTCAAGGTGTACTTATCATATATGGCTGCAGCATATAAAGGAACACTCATACCTTTGATTATACTGGCGCAGGCAACATTTCAGGTGCTTCAGATTGCTAGCAGCTGGTGGATGGCTTGGGCAAATCCTCAGACTGCAGGAGATGAACCAAAGACAAGCAGTGTGGTCCTTCTAGTTGTTTATATGGCACTTGCTTTTGGGAGTTCGTTGTTCATATTTGTTAGAGCTGTTCTTGTGGCTACCTTTGGCTTAGCAGCTGCACAGAAGTTGTTTGTAAAAATGCTCAGAACTGTCTTTCGAGCTCCAATGTCTTTCTTTGATTCTACTCCTGCTGGACGGATCTTAAATCGT ACTTGGTGGATTTGCATCAACAACAATACAACTACTCGGTATAGTGGGTGTGATGACAAAGGTCACCTGGCAAGTTTTGCTTCTGATTGTTCCCATGGCTATTGCTTGCTTATGGATGCAG GTATGGCAGGTCTTGCTGTAACATATGGCCTTAACTTGAATGCTCGCTTGTCACGGTGGATTTTGAGCTTTTGCAAACTTGAAAATAAAGTTATCTCTATTGAGCGCATTCATCAATATTGCCAAATCCCTGGAGAAGCCCCACCTGTTATTGAAAACCATCGCCCTCCATCTTCATGGCCAGAGAGTGGTAAAATTGAACTGATTGATCTCAAG GTTCGTTACAAGGAGAACTTACCTACGGTGCTCCATGGCATAAACTGCACGTTTCCTGGTGGAAAAAAAATTGGGATTGTTGGGCGCACTGGTAGTGGTAAATCAACTCTTATACAGGCTTTGTTCCGCCTGATTGAACCTTCAAGCGGGAAGATCATCATTGACAACATTGACATATCCACCATTGGCCTCCATGATCTCCGGTCTCGGCTTAGTATCATCCCTCAAGATCCATCTTTGTTTGAGGGTACAATAAGAGGCAATCTTGACCCCCTTGAAGAGCACTCTGACCATGAAGTCTGGCAG GCACTCGACAAATGTCAGCTTGGAGAGGTGATTCGCCAAAAAGAGCAAAAGCTTGACGCACTAG TCTTGGAGAACGGGGACAACTGGAGTGTTGGACAGCGCCAGCTTGTCTCCTTAGGGAGGGCTTTGCTGAAACAGGCACAAATACTAGTGCTTGATGAGGCAACAGCTTCTGTTGACACAGCCACAGATAATCTTATTCAGAAGATCATTCGAACTGAATTTCGGGATTGCACAGTTTGCACCATAGCACATCGCATCCCAACCGTTATTGACAGTGATCTTGTTTTGGTCCTTAATGATG GAAGAGTTGCAGAGTTTGACAGCCCGCTACGACTGTTGGAGGACAAGTCCTCCATGTTTTTAAAGCTAGTCACCGAGTACTCCACGAGATCAAGCAGCATGACAGATGGTTGA